The following nucleotide sequence is from bacterium.
TCCCCGCGCTGGAGTCCAGCCACGCCCTGGCCTGGGTCGCGCGCCGGCAGGCGCGGTCGCCCGCGCTGACGGAGCCCATCCTGGTGAACCTCTCGGGCCGTGGGGACAAGGACCTGGCCGACCGCAAGCTCGATCCCGCCGGAGGCAACCCGTGACGAAGCTCGAACGGACGACCCGCGACGAGCGCGATGCCGGCCGCAAGGCCCTGGTGCCCTTCTTCACGGCGGGCTACCCGAGCGAAGCCGCGTTCCTGGACCTGGTGCGCGCGGCCGCGGACGCGGGCTGCCGCACCGTCGAGGTGGGCATCCCGTTCAGCGATCCGGTGGCCGACGGGCCGCTGATCCAGGCTTCGAGCCTGGCGGCGCTGCGCGGCGGCATGACGCTGCGCCGCGCCCTGGACCTGACCGCCCGGGCCACGGCGGCGACGGGCGTGGGCGCCGTCGTGATGAGCTACGCGAACCCCGTGCTGCGGCTGGGGGCGGCGGAGTTCGCGACGCGCGCCCGGGACGCGGGCGTGGTGGGCGCGATCCTGCCGGACGTGCCGCACGAAGAGGCGGCCGAGTGGCGCGGCCC
It contains:
- the trpA gene encoding tryptophan synthase subunit alpha gives rise to the protein MTKLERTTRDERDAGRKALVPFFTAGYPSEAAFLDLVRAAADAGCRTVEVGIPFSDPVADGPLIQASSLAALRGGMTLRRALDLTARATAATGVGAVVMSYANPVLRLGAAEFATRARDAGVVGAILPDVPHEEAAEWRGPLAEAGLPLIELIAPTTDAARVAMIAGEARGFLYLVALTGVTGAAADPAAHAAALVGRARAVTDLPCYVGFGVAD